A window of the Streptomyces sp. NBC_00454 genome harbors these coding sequences:
- a CDS encoding ATP-binding protein, which translates to MTESGNPSQPPNVHEYNSGHIQVLEGLEAVRRRPGMYIGSTGERGLHQMVYEVVSYAVDEHLAGRADAIDVTITPDGGMCVADNGRGLPVGAEEPVGKSTLERELTELSWGSKPRTGYWVSGGLGGLGLGVVNALSSRLTVEIRRDGHRWTQDYEKGTPTTPLTRREETSEHGTAIAFLPDADIFETTRYSFATLSERFEELAFLNGGLAISLTDERPERPVRHHHADGLLAYVAHLNPYPPSLVHFPAIGFESENQDETIFVQVAMQWSTWPQEEFRSFANSVRTHEGGAHEQGFRTALTDIVNDYARRQRHLSANDEDITAEAVQAGLSAVVSVKLARPVFEGSTRTKLGNPEANAYVQEVVRQHLTDWLDRNPDEAAAIIRRILNSSTG; encoded by the coding sequence ATGACCGAGTCCGGCAACCCCAGTCAGCCCCCGAACGTGCACGAGTACAACAGCGGTCACATCCAGGTACTAGAAGGCCTCGAGGCGGTACGCCGGCGCCCCGGCATGTACATAGGCTCGACCGGCGAGCGCGGCCTGCATCAAATGGTGTATGAGGTCGTCTCGTACGCCGTCGATGAGCACCTCGCCGGCCGCGCCGACGCCATCGACGTCACGATCACCCCGGACGGCGGCATGTGCGTCGCCGACAACGGGCGGGGGCTGCCCGTCGGGGCAGAGGAGCCCGTTGGTAAGTCCACCCTCGAACGCGAACTGACGGAGCTGTCCTGGGGCTCCAAGCCCCGTACCGGCTACTGGGTTTCCGGCGGCCTCGGCGGCCTGGGCCTGGGCGTGGTCAACGCGCTTTCGAGCCGTCTCACGGTCGAGATCCGCCGAGACGGCCACCGTTGGACCCAGGACTACGAGAAGGGCACCCCGACCACTCCCTTGACCAGGAGGGAGGAAACGAGCGAACACGGCACCGCGATTGCGTTCTTGCCCGACGCCGACATCTTCGAGACCACCCGCTACTCGTTCGCCACGCTGTCGGAACGCTTCGAGGAACTGGCCTTCCTCAACGGGGGCCTGGCCATCTCACTCACCGACGAGCGTCCTGAACGGCCGGTCCGCCACCACCACGCGGACGGTCTTCTGGCCTACGTCGCCCATCTCAATCCCTACCCCCCGAGTCTCGTCCACTTCCCCGCCATCGGCTTCGAGTCGGAGAATCAAGACGAGACGATCTTCGTGCAAGTCGCCATGCAGTGGAGCACCTGGCCCCAAGAAGAGTTCCGTTCCTTCGCGAACAGCGTCCGCACTCATGAGGGCGGCGCCCACGAACAGGGCTTCCGTACTGCGCTCACGGACATCGTCAACGACTACGCGCGCCGTCAACGGCATCTGTCCGCGAACGACGAGGACATCACGGCCGAAGCCGTCCAGGCGGGCCTGAGCGCGGTCGTCTCCGTAAAACTCGCCCGTCCTGTTTTCGAGGGCTCCACCAGAACCAAGCTCGGCAATCCCGAGGCAAACGCCTACGTCCAAGAAGTCGTACGCCAACACCTCACCGACTGGCTGGACCGCAACCCGGATGAAGCCGCGGCCATCATCCGCCGCATCCTCAACTCCTCCACCGGATAA
- a CDS encoding transglycosylase SLT domain-containing protein: MSSACLRPSLSPSEGQSVSNAVIRRIAASKKTLAGTVLALGVAGSMLAAVPAQAAPMSAKAIAQQMIKDPAQFAAFNNIVSRESGWDHTATNSSSGAYGLVQALPASKMASAGSDWKTNPATQIKWGLDYMNSRYGSPVGAWSFWQNHHWY; encoded by the coding sequence ATGTCTTCGGCATGCCTGCGACCGTCCCTGTCCCCTTCGGAAGGTCAATCCGTGTCCAACGCAGTCATCCGCCGCATCGCCGCTTCCAAGAAGACCCTCGCGGGTACCGTCCTCGCCCTGGGCGTCGCCGGTTCCATGCTGGCCGCGGTTCCCGCGCAGGCCGCCCCGATGAGCGCCAAGGCGATCGCCCAGCAGATGATCAAGGACCCGGCCCAGTTCGCTGCGTTCAACAACATCGTTTCCCGCGAGAGTGGCTGGGACCACACCGCCACGAACTCCTCTTCCGGCGCGTACGGCCTGGTCCAGGCCCTGCCGGCCTCGAAGATGGCCTCGGCGGGCTCGGACTGGAAGACCAACCCGGCCACCCAGATCAAGTGGGGCCTGGACTACATGAACTCCCGCTACGGCAGCCCCGTCGGCGCCTGGAGCTTCTGGCAGAACCACCACTGGTACTAA
- a CDS encoding barstar family protein yields MTNSELIVDLRGRPIETLNDFWDAVAQPCGLPEWFGRNLDAWSDTIETRGISEVIDSHDILIVHVDQRGLFGGDRREANVLASIFDGDQNRLVVHGLA; encoded by the coding sequence ATGACGAATAGCGAGCTGATCGTTGACCTGCGCGGTCGGCCGATCGAGACACTCAACGACTTCTGGGACGCTGTTGCCCAACCGTGCGGGCTGCCGGAGTGGTTTGGCCGGAACCTGGACGCGTGGTCGGACACGATCGAGACCCGGGGCATTTCTGAGGTGATCGACAGCCACGACATTCTGATCGTGCACGTCGACCAGCGGGGTCTCTTTGGTGGGGACCGGCGGGAGGCCAACGTCCTGGCCAGCATCTTTGACGGAGACCAGAACCGCCTCGTCGTCCATGGGCTGGCCTGA
- a CDS encoding DUF4386 domain-containing protein: MSPDRRTAVAAGSLFLLTEVAAIAGAVLYRPLLGAADGRLAQGADTKALLGVVCEVVLVVAVAGTGAALFPVLRRHGEGLALGYAFGRLLEAAVITLGIVSVLALVTLRRDGGAADGADAALVAVHDWTFLLGPNVALGLNTVLLAYLAYRARLVPRFIAVLGLVGGPLICASAVAVMFGAYAQVSVAGSVAALPVFAWELALAGWLIVRGFGPGSGAASRADAEATDPTGVRP, translated from the coding sequence ATGAGTCCGGACCGGAGAACCGCGGTGGCCGCCGGGTCGCTGTTCCTGCTGACCGAGGTCGCCGCGATAGCCGGGGCGGTTCTGTACCGCCCCCTGCTGGGCGCGGCGGACGGCCGGCTCGCACAGGGCGCCGACACGAAGGCGCTGCTCGGGGTGGTCTGCGAGGTGGTGCTCGTGGTGGCGGTTGCCGGTACCGGGGCGGCGCTGTTCCCCGTCCTGCGGCGCCACGGCGAGGGGCTCGCGCTCGGATACGCCTTCGGGCGGCTGCTGGAGGCGGCCGTCATCACCCTCGGGATCGTCTCCGTCCTGGCGCTCGTCACCCTGCGGCGGGACGGAGGGGCGGCGGACGGCGCCGACGCCGCGCTGGTGGCCGTGCACGACTGGACGTTCCTGCTCGGGCCCAACGTCGCCCTCGGCCTGAACACCGTGCTGCTCGCGTACCTGGCGTACCGCGCACGGCTCGTGCCGCGCTTCATCGCCGTACTCGGGCTGGTCGGCGGGCCGCTCATCTGCGCCTCGGCGGTCGCCGTGATGTTCGGGGCCTACGCGCAGGTCTCCGTCGCGGGTTCGGTCGCCGCGCTCCCCGTGTTCGCCTGGGAGCTGGCGCTGGCCGGGTGGCTGATCGTCAGGGGGTTCGGACCCGGATCGGGCGCCGCGTCCCGGGCGGACGCAGAAGCGACGGATCCGACCGGTGTCCGGCCGTGA
- a CDS encoding phosphotransferase — protein MELIAQGRDADVYALDESRVLRRYRHGGPTGLESRLMTHLAACGYPVPRVYEITDTDMVLERLAGPTMLDELARRPWRVGSLGRELGRLHDRLHALSAPEWLPKRFSTADGDRVLHLDLHPGNVILTRRGPVVIDWCNAGAGDPAADVAMTMVTVGSADVPGLAARLGRGLLLRGVRSGCRTNPAGRMQEAVRVKLDDPNLTPTEAAWLRRHADGGKGRGGGWTDRSGC, from the coding sequence ATGGAGTTGATCGCGCAGGGCCGGGATGCTGATGTGTATGCCCTGGATGAGTCCAGGGTGCTGCGGCGATACCGGCACGGGGGGCCCACCGGTCTGGAGTCACGCTTGATGACGCACCTTGCGGCATGTGGGTATCCGGTGCCGCGGGTGTACGAGATCACCGACACCGACATGGTTCTTGAGCGGCTGGCCGGGCCGACGATGCTGGATGAGCTGGCCCGGCGCCCGTGGCGGGTGGGTTCTCTCGGCCGGGAGCTGGGCCGCCTGCACGACCGGCTGCATGCGCTGTCGGCACCGGAGTGGCTGCCCAAGCGGTTCAGCACGGCGGATGGTGACCGGGTGCTACATCTGGACCTACACCCAGGCAACGTCATTCTGACCCGGCGGGGCCCGGTAGTGATCGACTGGTGCAACGCGGGCGCTGGTGATCCGGCTGCCGATGTGGCGATGACCATGGTGACCGTGGGCAGTGCGGACGTGCCGGGACTCGCCGCCCGCCTCGGGCGGGGGCTGTTGCTGCGCGGTGTGCGCAGCGGCTGCCGGACCAACCCGGCGGGACGGATGCAGGAGGCGGTCCGGGTGAAGCTGGATGACCCGAATCTGACGCCCACGGAGGCGGCGTGGTTGCGACGGCATGCCGACGGCGGCAAAGGGCGTGGTGGGGGGTGGACGGATCGGTCAGGCTGCTGA
- a CDS encoding amino acid ABC transporter permease: MTSRLTRRQRRRVSQGVQYALFGAVLVLIGVNADWGRLQNQFAQKDLALRLFPEIITTALRNTVVYTLSGFLLGLVLGLVIAMMRLSSVAPYRWVAGVYIELFRGLPALLIFIFVGVAVPLAFPGTAIPGGTYGKVALGLGLVAAAYMAETIRAGIQAVPKGQLEAARSLGFSHARAMVSIVIPQAFRIVIPPLTNELVLLFKDSSLVLFLGVTLQERELTKFGRDLASQSANSTPILVAGLCYLLVTVPLSFVVRRLETRAAKAT; the protein is encoded by the coding sequence GTGACCTCTCGGCTGACCCGCCGTCAGCGCCGCCGCGTCTCGCAGGGCGTGCAGTACGCGCTCTTCGGTGCCGTGCTGGTGCTGATCGGCGTGAACGCCGACTGGGGCCGGCTGCAGAACCAGTTCGCCCAGAAGGACCTGGCGCTGCGGCTCTTCCCGGAGATCATCACCACGGCCCTGCGCAACACGGTGGTCTACACGCTGTCGGGGTTCCTCCTCGGCCTGGTCCTCGGCCTGGTCATCGCCATGATGCGGCTGTCCTCGGTGGCCCCCTACCGGTGGGTCGCCGGCGTCTACATCGAACTGTTCCGCGGCCTCCCGGCGCTGCTGATCTTCATTTTCGTCGGCGTGGCGGTGCCACTGGCGTTCCCCGGTACAGCGATCCCCGGCGGCACGTACGGCAAGGTCGCACTCGGCCTCGGCCTGGTGGCCGCCGCCTACATGGCGGAAACGATTCGGGCCGGCATCCAGGCGGTCCCCAAGGGGCAGCTGGAGGCGGCCCGCTCGCTGGGCTTCTCGCACGCCCGGGCCATGGTCTCGATCGTCATTCCACAGGCCTTCCGCATCGTCATCCCGCCGCTCACCAACGAACTGGTCCTGCTGTTCAAGGACTCCTCGCTCGTACTGTTCCTCGGTGTGACGCTGCAGGAGCGGGAGCTGACCAAGTTCGGACGGGACCTCGCCAGCCAGAGCGCCAACTCCACCCCGATCCTGGTCGCGGGCCTGTGCTACCTCCTGGTGACCGTGCCGCTGAGCTTCGTGGTGCGCCGGCTGGAAACCCGCGCGGCCAAGGCCACGTGA
- a CDS encoding TetR/AcrR family transcriptional regulator: MPTDTPKPLRADAARNIEKIVRAARDVYAEVGPDAPLDEIARRAGVGIATLFRRFPDKAALLRAVLDQQFTQDVLPAIARALADEDPRRGLTVVIEAALTSAADEHHVLTAARNAGVFTAEISARFFDALDPLVTRGQHAGVIREDLVPDDLKRIMSMLVSVLWTMDPAEDGWRRYVTLVLDGLNPAAASPLPHPAPPLLHRPHPR; the protein is encoded by the coding sequence GTGCCGACCGACACCCCTAAACCCCTGCGAGCCGACGCCGCGCGCAACATCGAGAAGATCGTCAGGGCGGCACGCGACGTATACGCCGAGGTGGGGCCCGATGCGCCGCTCGACGAGATCGCCCGGCGGGCCGGCGTGGGGATCGCCACGCTCTTCCGCCGCTTCCCGGACAAGGCGGCTCTCCTTCGAGCCGTACTCGACCAGCAGTTCACCCAGGACGTCCTGCCTGCCATCGCTCGCGCGCTCGCCGACGAGGACCCGCGCCGCGGTCTGACCGTCGTGATCGAAGCCGCGCTGACGTCGGCCGCCGACGAGCACCACGTACTGACGGCGGCCCGCAACGCCGGCGTGTTCACCGCGGAGATCAGCGCCCGCTTCTTCGACGCGCTCGACCCGCTGGTGACGCGGGGCCAGCATGCCGGGGTGATCCGCGAAGACCTCGTACCCGACGATCTGAAGCGGATCATGAGCATGCTGGTCAGCGTGCTGTGGACCATGGATCCGGCCGAGGACGGCTGGCGGCGCTACGTGACCCTGGTCCTGGACGGCCTCAACCCCGCGGCGGCCAGCCCCCTACCCCACCCGGCACCCCCGCTCCTGCACAGACCGCACCCCCGCTGA
- a CDS encoding transposase has protein sequence MGGVLRAEPVWVETFTGLRIDRFAKLVKVVRERGGNGPGGGRPWCLPLPDRVLLVAVYYRTNLTMRQLAPLFGISPATVCRVIQRLRPLLALEPAPRPVADVERLWIVDGTLIPVRDRTVAASSRNYRFSANVQVIIDADSRLVVASARPAPGNKADAHVWRESDLPAQAAGTTVIADGAYLGTGLIVPHRRRAGRPLLRGQEEDNAEHRRVRARVEHTFARMKNWKILRDCRQKGDGLHHAVQAVATMHNLAMTR, from the coding sequence ATGGGTGGGGTGTTGCGGGCTGAGCCGGTGTGGGTGGAGACGTTCACGGGCTTGCGGATCGATCGGTTCGCGAAGCTGGTGAAGGTGGTGCGCGAGCGGGGCGGGAACGGGCCCGGCGGTGGCCGGCCCTGGTGCCTACCGCTGCCCGACAGGGTGCTGCTGGTGGCGGTGTACTACCGCACGAACCTGACCATGCGGCAGCTCGCTCCGCTCTTCGGGATCTCCCCGGCCACCGTCTGTCGAGTCATCCAGCGCCTACGGCCGCTGCTGGCGCTGGAGCCGGCCCCGCGGCCGGTCGCCGACGTGGAACGGCTGTGGATCGTGGACGGAACCTTGATCCCAGTCCGCGACCGCACCGTCGCCGCCTCGTCCCGCAACTACCGGTTCTCGGCGAACGTGCAGGTCATCATCGACGCGGACAGCCGCCTGGTCGTCGCGAGCGCCCGCCCGGCGCCCGGCAACAAGGCCGACGCCCACGTCTGGCGCGAGTCGGATCTGCCGGCCCAGGCCGCCGGGACGACGGTCATCGCGGACGGCGCCTACTTGGGCACCGGGCTGATCGTCCCGCACCGCAGACGAGCTGGACGCCCCCTCCTGCGCGGCCAGGAAGAAGACAACGCCGAACACCGACGCGTTCGCGCCCGCGTCGAGCACACCTTCGCCCGCATGAAGAACTGGAAGATCCTCCGCGACTGCCGCCAGAAAGGAGACGGCCTCCACCACGCCGTCCAAGCCGTCGCCACCATGCACAACCTCGCGATGACACGGTGA
- a CDS encoding transposase has protein sequence MGGVLRAEPVWVETFTGLRIDRFAKLVKVVRERGGNGPGGGRPWCLPLPDRVLLVAVYYRTNLTMRQLAPLFGISPATVCRVIQRLRPLLALEPAPRPVADVERLWIVDGTLIPVRDRTVAASSRNYRFSANVQVIIDADSRLVVASARPAPGNKADAHVWRESDLPAQAAGTTVIADGAYLGTGLIVPHRRRAGRPLLRGQEEDNAEHRRVRARVEHTFARMKNWKILRDCRQKGDGLHHAVQAVATMHNLAMTR, from the coding sequence ATGGGTGGGGTGTTGCGGGCTGAGCCGGTGTGGGTGGAGACGTTCACGGGCTTGCGGATCGATCGGTTCGCGAAGCTGGTGAAGGTGGTGCGCGAGCGGGGCGGGAACGGGCCCGGCGGTGGCCGGCCTTGGTGCCTACCGCTGCCCGACAGGGTGCTGCTGGTGGCGGTGTACTACCGCACGAACCTGACCATGCGGCAGCTCGCTCCGCTCTTCGGGATCTCCCCGGCCACCGTCTGTCGAGTCATCCAGCGCCTACGGCCGCTGCTGGCGCTGGAGCCGGCCCCGCGGCCGGTCGCCGACGTGGAACGGCTGTGGATCGTGGACGGAACCTTGATCCCAGTCCGCGACCGCACCGTCGCCGCCTCGTCCCGCAACTACCGGTTCTCGGCGAACGTGCAGGTCATCATCGACGCGGACAGCCGCCTGGTCGTCGCGAGCGCCCGCCCGGCGCCCGGCAACAAGGCCGACGCCCACGTCTGGCGCGAGTCGGATCTGCCGGCCCAGGCCGCCGGGACGACGGTCATCGCGGACGGCGCCTACTTGGGCACCGGGCTGATCGTCCCGCACCGCAGACGAGCTGGACGCCCCCTCCTGCGCGGCCAGGAAGAAGACAACGCCGAACACCGACGCGTTCGCGCCCGCGTCGAGCACACCTTCGCCCGCATGAAGAACTGGAAGATCCTCCGCGACTGCCGCCAGAAAGGAGACGGCCTCCACCACGCCGTCCAAGCCGTCGCCACCATGCACAACCTCGCGATGACACGGTGA
- a CDS encoding TetR/AcrR family transcriptional regulator C-terminal domain-containing protein, whose translation MTRQEATHTQRIPLNRDRVLRAAVTLADAIGIDALSMRRLAQELGVVPMALYKHVANKEELLDGMADAIVGEIDPPAAGADWRLVVRGRILSARRVLLRHPWATRVIESRTGPTPAVLAYLDSMAGSFRDGGLSADLTHHVMHAMGSRLLGYSQELFDTSGPSGPPDPGMAARYPHIAELAATAAHDGGSAVGGGCDDQFEFEFALDLLLDGFENLRRQGWTSARKT comes from the coding sequence ATGACCCGGCAGGAAGCCACACACACGCAACGGATCCCCCTGAACAGGGACCGCGTCCTGCGCGCCGCCGTCACGCTCGCCGACGCCATCGGCATCGACGCGCTCAGCATGCGCAGGCTCGCGCAGGAGCTGGGCGTCGTACCGATGGCCCTCTACAAGCACGTGGCCAACAAGGAGGAGCTGCTCGACGGCATGGCCGACGCCATCGTCGGCGAGATCGACCCGCCGGCCGCGGGGGCCGACTGGCGGCTCGTGGTCCGCGGGCGGATCCTGTCGGCCCGGCGGGTGCTGCTGCGCCACCCCTGGGCGACCCGGGTCATCGAGTCGCGGACCGGACCCACTCCGGCCGTGCTGGCGTACCTGGACTCGATGGCCGGGAGCTTCCGGGACGGTGGGCTCTCCGCCGACCTCACGCACCACGTCATGCACGCGATGGGCAGCCGCCTGCTCGGCTACAGCCAGGAACTCTTCGACACCTCGGGCCCCTCCGGCCCGCCGGATCCCGGGATGGCGGCGCGCTACCCGCACATCGCGGAACTGGCCGCGACGGCCGCGCACGACGGGGGCTCCGCGGTCGGCGGCGGCTGCGACGACCAGTTCGAGTTCGAATTCGCCCTGGACCTCCTCCTGGACGGCTTCGAAAACCTCCGCCGCCAGGGCTGGACGTCCGCGCGGAAGACGTAG
- a CDS encoding DUF6334 family protein gives MFQEERRAMCYEAGRLLGVRYGSFPDAPTTIPAVILDFEDGSWVLAVNADDDTIRISSSDGLPLEGVCVGDAPQDSPWTRVLGASAQWIWTLENQQGYEDGIQFSFSREGREVCRIQLIAVASGWHIV, from the coding sequence ATGTTCCAAGAAGAGCGTCGGGCGATGTGCTACGAGGCCGGACGCCTGCTGGGCGTTCGATACGGCAGCTTCCCGGACGCGCCGACCACGATTCCCGCCGTGATCCTGGACTTCGAGGACGGGTCCTGGGTGCTGGCGGTCAACGCCGACGACGACACGATCCGCATCTCCAGCTCCGACGGGCTCCCGCTGGAAGGCGTGTGCGTCGGGGATGCGCCCCAGGACTCGCCGTGGACCCGCGTGCTGGGCGCGTCGGCGCAGTGGATCTGGACTCTGGAGAACCAGCAGGGCTACGAAGACGGGATTCAGTTCTCCTTTTCCCGGGAGGGAAGGGAAGTGTGCCGAATCCAGCTCATCGCGGTGGCTTCAGGCTGGCACATCGTGTGA
- a CDS encoding mechanosensitive ion channel family protein, which produces MTRDLVLHDWLVAGIALAAGALAGLLLRALVRWLGKHALRTRWSGDDIIVDALRTFAPGAAVIGGAAVAASALPLSTRISGWVTHSLTALLILMATLGAARVVAGLVQSVAHARTGVAGSATIFVNITRVVVLAMGLLVALETVGVSIAPLLTALGVGGLAVALALQDTLANLFAGVHILASKTVQPGDYIRLTSGEEGYVVDINWRNTVVRNLSNNLVIIPNGRLARTNMTNFTQPEQQLSILVQVGVGYESDLEHVERVTLEVVDGVMADINGAVPDHEGAVRFHTFADSRIGFTVILGVGEFSDQYRIKHEFIKRLHRRFREEGISIPAPTRTVTLHQDDPRPAPPAPFPHQREAPASALADNGR; this is translated from the coding sequence TTGACCCGGGACCTCGTCCTGCACGACTGGCTGGTCGCCGGCATCGCGCTCGCCGCGGGCGCCCTGGCCGGTCTGCTCCTGCGCGCCCTCGTACGGTGGCTGGGCAAGCATGCCCTGCGGACGCGCTGGAGCGGGGACGACATCATCGTCGACGCGCTGCGCACCTTCGCGCCCGGGGCGGCCGTCATCGGGGGCGCCGCCGTGGCCGCCTCGGCCCTGCCCCTCAGTACGCGAATCTCCGGCTGGGTGACCCATTCGCTGACCGCCCTGCTGATCCTCATGGCCACCCTCGGCGCGGCCCGGGTCGTCGCAGGTCTCGTCCAGTCCGTGGCCCATGCGCGCACCGGAGTGGCCGGATCGGCCACCATCTTCGTCAACATCACGCGGGTCGTGGTGCTCGCGATGGGCCTGCTCGTCGCGCTGGAAACCGTGGGCGTGTCCATCGCGCCCCTGCTCACTGCCCTCGGGGTGGGCGGTCTGGCGGTCGCGCTGGCCCTGCAGGACACCCTCGCCAACCTCTTCGCCGGCGTCCACATCCTCGCCTCGAAGACGGTGCAGCCCGGTGACTACATCCGCCTCACGAGCGGCGAGGAGGGCTACGTCGTCGACATCAACTGGCGCAACACCGTGGTCCGCAACCTGTCGAACAACCTCGTGATCATCCCCAACGGGCGGCTCGCGCGCACGAACATGACCAACTTCACCCAGCCCGAGCAGCAGTTGTCCATCCTGGTCCAGGTCGGAGTGGGCTACGAAAGCGACTTGGAGCACGTCGAGCGGGTGACCCTCGAGGTGGTCGACGGGGTGATGGCCGACATCAACGGAGCGGTCCCCGACCACGAAGGGGCCGTCCGCTTCCACACGTTCGCGGACTCCAGGATCGGCTTCACGGTGATCCTGGGCGTCGGCGAGTTCAGCGACCAGTACCGGATCAAACACGAGTTCATCAAGCGGCTGCACCGACGGTTCCGAGAAGAGGGCATCTCGATCCCCGCCCCCACACGGACCGTCACGCTCCACCAGGACGACCCCCGGCCCGCACCGCCGGCACCGTTCCCGCACCAACGCGAGGCGCCGGCCTCGGCACTGGCGGACAACGGGCGGTAG
- a CDS encoding amino acid ABC transporter ATP-binding protein codes for MPQETEAVDPMTTDGPEIEIRGLHKSFGDNHVLRGIDLEIARGEVVCVIGPSGSGKSTLLRCVNLLEEPSEGRVFVGGTEVTDLDVDIDAVRRRIGMVFQQFNLFPHVNVTENLTLPQRRVLRRDKIGAAAVARENLARVGLSDKAEAFPAQLSGGQQQRVAIARALSMGPEVMLFDEPTSALDPELVGEVLAVMRVLASEGMTMMVVTHEMSFAREVADRVVFMDGGVIVEQGPAAQVIGDPRQERTRSFLDRILDPAAAEPPRAEPPRPEGEGSRPGEDA; via the coding sequence ATGCCACAGGAGACGGAAGCGGTGGACCCGATGACCACGGACGGCCCGGAGATCGAGATCCGCGGACTGCACAAGTCCTTCGGCGACAACCACGTCCTGCGCGGCATCGACTTGGAGATCGCGCGGGGCGAGGTGGTGTGTGTCATCGGGCCGTCCGGCTCGGGCAAATCGACGCTACTGCGCTGTGTGAACCTGCTGGAGGAGCCCAGCGAGGGCCGGGTCTTCGTCGGAGGCACGGAGGTCACCGACCTGGACGTGGACATCGACGCCGTACGCCGCCGCATCGGCATGGTCTTCCAGCAGTTCAACCTCTTCCCCCATGTGAATGTCACGGAGAACCTCACCCTGCCCCAGCGCCGGGTCCTGCGCAGGGACAAGATCGGGGCCGCGGCCGTGGCCCGCGAGAACCTCGCGCGCGTGGGCCTCTCCGACAAGGCCGAGGCCTTCCCCGCCCAGCTGTCCGGCGGCCAGCAGCAGCGGGTGGCGATCGCCAGGGCCCTGTCCATGGGACCGGAGGTGATGCTCTTCGACGAGCCGACCTCGGCACTCGATCCCGAACTCGTGGGCGAGGTGCTGGCGGTGATGCGGGTCCTGGCGAGCGAGGGCATGACGATGATGGTCGTCACCCACGAGATGAGCTTCGCCCGCGAGGTCGCGGACCGGGTCGTGTTCATGGACGGCGGTGTGATCGTCGAGCAGGGTCCGGCGGCGCAGGTGATCGGGGATCCCCGGCAGGAGCGGACCAGGAGCTTCCTCGACCGCATCCTGGACCCGGCGGCGGCCGAACCGCCCCGGGCCGAGCCGCCCAGGCCCGAGGGCGAGGGCTCGCGGCCGGGCGAGGACGCTTGA
- a CDS encoding VOC family protein produces MELTQIRLLVSDFPAVYRFYRDVLGLKPQFEAEAGPYAKLSPDTGHAAIALQDRAQMADVLGQLGAEPEGYRALVVLRVDDLDAAHAELTSRGAEFTRNPGPMGDRIRVAYLEDPEGNLIELQEWLALREQAGGVPASEA; encoded by the coding sequence ATGGAACTCACCCAGATACGCCTGTTGGTGTCCGACTTCCCCGCCGTCTACCGCTTCTACCGGGACGTGCTCGGGCTCAAGCCGCAGTTCGAGGCCGAGGCCGGCCCGTACGCCAAGCTCAGCCCCGACACCGGACACGCCGCGATCGCGCTGCAGGACCGGGCGCAGATGGCCGACGTGCTGGGGCAGTTGGGGGCGGAGCCGGAGGGATACCGCGCGCTGGTGGTTCTGCGGGTGGACGACCTGGACGCGGCCCACGCCGAACTCACCTCGCGGGGTGCGGAGTTCACCCGCAACCCGGGCCCGATGGGCGACCGAATACGGGTCGCCTACCTGGAGGACCCGGAAGGAAATCTGATCGAGCTCCAGGAGTGGCTGGCGCTGCGCGAGCAGGCTGGCGGCGTGCCGGCGTCAGAGGCCTAA